A single genomic interval of Spirosoma linguale DSM 74 harbors:
- a CDS encoding hypothetical protein (KEGG: hypothetical protein), which produces MKSILLLLFTCLYSLSITAQTGTNGLRGTVKNAQGDVLPFAAVIVKGTDASTKSTGTITNAEGRYEIVLAPGKYNIAFQYLGFQTIQKPVEIGTGFTTLDATLEEQALRLAEVQTKAGNEDPAYTIMRRAIAKSRFHQLQVQRFKARVYTKSSFTVIDLPNLAEMAFKKQLKEAEKEANFKVGVPLLNETVAEVTFSQPNTYRQRIIANRNSQGDFLSPNQFYNASFYSPTIAGAVSPLSPKAFAYYKFEYKGTFREPGGVEVSKIQVIPRQYGEGVFRGTIYILENTWAIHSLQLETVNNIGVSITVRHICTPIQGVWMPTNQRYEGKGSYLGVKATGYYIRNLTFSEFVVNPAFVEDIEVADEKKAPPAQTLSKGEIKGRNLDELVKKQKEFSTKNLRQMVKEYEKQEKQARKNRKEDVTVVRDDSLVVDSLARKRSNVFWDSLRSVPLTTAEIKSYRKADSLGLIKEIKVLTKADSVKRDSLASAKKKKSPNKFSPGQLLSGHTWRLTKQSSLIYTSPLERIEYNTVEGYTVEGALNLRYRAKVDSVNRFRQIPLGEWNIGGTGRYQFGRKGFVGYGLGSYQYKSTKVSVSGGRYLYQYNPDNPISPFLNTLTTLLFEQNFAKLYQKDFLNLTVTASPFKDRVSLTGSLEYAQRTELANYREDLKPWINWRERTFTPNRPDNAEVETTAFPTHNALLFNLTASAKLGATQYTIRNGRRIARRDNDAPLLTLNYRKGMQDVDYDFLQASISHSFETGIRSRLNYKLSAGSFLNDRQVYFPDFKHFEGNQFFFQQGDVVSTYRLLPYYQYSTAKRFAEAHVLAEFRKFFVTQLTLVRLLGLKENLFVHYLYTPASKNYTEVGYGLDGLIPQVLPFFRVEVISQWQDAKYQGLGFRIGTTLKFGR; this is translated from the coding sequence ATGAAGTCTATATTACTCCTTTTGTTTACCTGCTTGTATTCATTGTCAATTACCGCCCAGACGGGGACTAACGGCTTGCGCGGTACCGTTAAAAATGCGCAGGGCGACGTGCTTCCGTTTGCGGCTGTGATTGTCAAAGGGACCGACGCGTCGACCAAGTCTACGGGTACGATCACCAATGCGGAAGGTCGCTATGAGATTGTCCTGGCACCGGGTAAATACAACATTGCCTTCCAATACCTGGGTTTCCAGACGATTCAGAAACCTGTCGAAATTGGTACGGGCTTTACGACATTGGATGCCACTCTGGAAGAACAGGCACTCCGCCTGGCTGAGGTGCAGACTAAAGCAGGTAACGAAGACCCGGCCTACACCATCATGCGCCGGGCCATTGCCAAAAGTCGGTTCCACCAACTTCAGGTACAACGCTTCAAGGCACGGGTATATACGAAATCGTCATTTACCGTCATTGACCTCCCTAACCTGGCCGAAATGGCCTTTAAAAAGCAACTGAAAGAGGCCGAAAAAGAAGCTAACTTCAAAGTGGGCGTGCCGCTGCTCAATGAAACTGTGGCTGAAGTAACGTTCAGTCAGCCCAATACCTATCGGCAACGGATAATTGCCAACCGGAATTCGCAGGGCGATTTTCTCAGCCCCAATCAGTTTTATAACGCCAGTTTTTATAGCCCGACCATTGCCGGAGCAGTGTCGCCGTTATCGCCTAAAGCGTTTGCCTATTATAAGTTCGAGTATAAGGGCACGTTTCGGGAGCCGGGTGGTGTAGAGGTGAGCAAGATTCAGGTGATTCCGCGTCAATATGGTGAGGGCGTTTTTCGGGGGACAATCTACATTCTGGAAAATACCTGGGCCATTCATAGTCTGCAACTGGAGACGGTCAATAACATTGGCGTGTCGATTACGGTACGGCATATCTGCACCCCCATTCAGGGCGTCTGGATGCCAACCAATCAGCGGTACGAAGGCAAAGGGTCGTATCTGGGCGTCAAAGCGACGGGCTATTATATCCGAAACCTGACTTTCAGTGAATTTGTGGTGAACCCCGCTTTCGTCGAGGATATTGAAGTGGCCGACGAGAAGAAAGCCCCGCCCGCGCAAACCTTATCCAAAGGGGAAATTAAAGGCCGTAACCTGGATGAACTGGTGAAGAAGCAAAAGGAGTTCTCGACCAAAAACCTGCGTCAGATGGTCAAAGAGTACGAAAAGCAGGAGAAACAGGCGCGTAAGAACCGGAAAGAAGACGTTACGGTGGTGCGCGATGATTCGCTGGTTGTCGACTCGCTGGCGCGCAAACGCTCCAATGTATTCTGGGATTCACTACGTTCAGTGCCGCTGACAACGGCCGAAATCAAGAGCTACCGAAAAGCGGATAGCCTTGGGTTGATCAAAGAAATAAAGGTGCTTACCAAGGCCGATAGCGTTAAGCGGGACAGCCTGGCATCGGCGAAAAAGAAAAAGTCACCCAATAAGTTTTCGCCAGGTCAACTGCTGAGCGGGCACACATGGCGGCTTACCAAACAGAGTTCGCTGATCTACACCAGTCCACTGGAACGCATCGAATACAATACCGTTGAGGGCTACACAGTAGAAGGGGCCTTAAATCTGCGTTACCGGGCCAAAGTCGACTCGGTGAATCGCTTCCGGCAGATTCCGCTGGGAGAGTGGAACATTGGCGGCACCGGGCGGTATCAATTCGGTCGTAAGGGGTTTGTGGGGTACGGGCTGGGCAGTTACCAGTACAAGAGTACAAAAGTCAGCGTGTCGGGCGGGCGTTACCTCTATCAGTACAACCCCGACAATCCTATCAGCCCCTTCCTGAATACGCTGACGACGCTGCTGTTCGAACAGAATTTTGCGAAGCTTTACCAGAAAGATTTCCTGAATCTTACCGTAACGGCCTCCCCGTTTAAAGATCGGGTCTCGCTGACGGGTAGTCTGGAATATGCACAACGCACCGAATTAGCTAATTACCGGGAAGACCTCAAACCGTGGATCAACTGGCGGGAGCGCACGTTTACACCCAACCGCCCGGATAATGCAGAAGTAGAAACAACCGCTTTCCCAACGCATAACGCTCTATTGTTTAACCTGACTGCTTCTGCGAAACTGGGAGCTACGCAATACACCATTCGCAACGGCCGACGGATTGCCCGGCGGGATAACGACGCGCCGTTACTGACATTGAACTACCGGAAAGGCATGCAGGATGTAGATTATGATTTCTTACAGGCCAGTATCAGCCATTCCTTCGAGACGGGTATTCGCAGCCGATTGAATTATAAGCTTAGCGCGGGCTCATTCCTGAACGACCGACAGGTCTATTTCCCGGACTTCAAGCATTTCGAAGGAAATCAGTTTTTCTTCCAGCAGGGCGATGTGGTATCGACCTACCGGTTGCTGCCGTATTATCAGTACAGCACGGCGAAACGCTTTGCCGAAGCTCACGTACTGGCCGAGTTTCGTAAGTTTTTTGTAACTCAGCTAACTCTGGTCCGTCTGCTTGGTCTGAAAGAAAATCTATTTGTACATTATCTCTATACTCCGGCCTCGAAGAACTACACCGAAGTGGGGTATGGTCTGGATGGGTTGATTCCGCAGGTGCTGCCGTTCTTCCGGGTCGAGGTTATTTCGCAGTGGCAGGACGCTAAATACCAGGGGCTGGGTTTCCGGATTGGGACGACGCTGAAGTTTGGTCGGTGA
- a CDS encoding metallophosphoesterase (PFAM: metallophosphoesterase~KEGG: bma:BMA3077 Ser/Thr protein phosphatase family protein), translating into MNRRDIVKQMSAGLAALSVTSLASAHAKTPPRQRVLRVAHLTDVHMQPIIGAAKGFEKCLHHVQSLPDKPDLIINGGDAVMEAHGRGKDSVSRQWRLYQDVLRSENALPVISCVGNHDIWCKQETKICFEAGRQWAMDEFQMAKRFYSIDRNGWRIIMLDSVQPKADGSWYTAHLDDEQYHWLEAELKSTPNTTPILVVSHIPILAACVFFDGPRFSDENWSVPARWMHSDTVRLTNLFHNHPNVKAALSGHIHLTDRVDYNGVSYYCNGAVSGAWWFGKYHHTAAGYALVDLYDDGTVQNTYVNY; encoded by the coding sequence ATGAACCGTCGGGACATCGTAAAACAAATGAGTGCGGGACTTGCCGCTCTTTCCGTAACTTCTCTGGCATCCGCCCACGCTAAAACACCACCCAGGCAACGGGTATTGCGAGTTGCCCACCTCACCGACGTACATATGCAGCCGATTATTGGAGCGGCTAAAGGCTTTGAAAAATGCCTTCATCATGTACAGAGCCTACCCGACAAACCAGATTTGATCATCAACGGGGGCGATGCTGTTATGGAAGCCCACGGTCGGGGCAAGGATAGTGTAAGCCGACAGTGGCGACTGTATCAGGATGTGCTTCGGAGCGAAAACGCCTTGCCTGTTATAAGCTGCGTTGGTAACCACGACATCTGGTGCAAGCAGGAAACAAAAATCTGCTTTGAAGCCGGGCGTCAATGGGCGATGGACGAGTTTCAAATGGCGAAGCGCTTTTATAGTATCGACCGGAACGGCTGGCGCATCATCATGCTGGATAGCGTACAGCCCAAAGCCGACGGGAGCTGGTATACGGCCCATCTGGACGATGAACAATACCATTGGCTCGAAGCCGAGTTGAAGTCGACGCCCAACACGACACCTATTCTGGTGGTATCGCACATCCCGATTCTGGCCGCCTGTGTATTTTTTGATGGTCCGCGTTTTTCGGATGAAAACTGGAGCGTACCGGCTCGCTGGATGCACAGCGATACCGTTCGCCTGACGAACTTATTTCATAATCACCCCAACGTGAAGGCCGCTCTTAGCGGGCATATCCATTTAACAGACCGTGTCGATTACAATGGCGTTTCGTACTACTGCAACGGAGCTGTTAGCGGTGCCTGGTGGTTCGGCAAATACCACCATACAGCCGCCGGTTACGCCCTCGTCGATCTGTATGATGATGGAACCGTGCAGAATACCTACGTGAACTATTGA
- a CDS encoding MOSC domain containing protein (PFAM: MOSC domain containing protein~KEGG: sde:Sde_0530 alpha amylase domain-containing protein) encodes MTIKLDKSWCSNLVNLSNLLKIPVLDNIKDLFNVFPRAGRVEWIGIRAQRREPVTVVGSIDVTEKKGILGDHYSGQSGNRHVTLIQAEHLPVVAALTGHDVLDPALIRRNIVVSGLNLLALKDQKIQIGGTVLQITGQCHPCSKMETALGPGGYNAMRGHGGMTAKVLTGGEIRVGDNVIFVQP; translated from the coding sequence ATGACAATTAAATTGGATAAGTCTTGGTGTAGTAATCTTGTAAATCTTTCAAATCTTCTTAAAATCCCGGTTTTGGACAATATCAAAGACCTATTCAATGTATTCCCCCGCGCTGGTCGCGTCGAGTGGATCGGCATTCGGGCACAGCGACGCGAACCCGTAACGGTTGTCGGCTCGATAGATGTCACCGAAAAAAAAGGCATTCTTGGCGATCATTATAGCGGGCAAAGCGGCAACCGGCATGTTACGCTCATTCAGGCCGAACACTTGCCCGTAGTAGCGGCTTTAACGGGCCACGATGTCCTCGATCCGGCGTTGATTCGCCGAAATATCGTTGTATCGGGCCTGAACCTATTAGCACTTAAAGACCAGAAAATTCAGATCGGCGGTACCGTTCTTCAAATTACGGGGCAATGCCATCCCTGTTCTAAAATGGAAACGGCGCTGGGTCCCGGCGGGTATAATGCTATGCGTGGGCACGGCGGTATGACGGCCAAAGTTTTGACGGGTGGAGAAATACGCGTAGGAGACAACGTTATTTTTGTTCAGCCTTAA
- a CDS encoding HAD-superfamily hydrolase, subfamily IA, variant 3 (TIGRFAM: HAD-superfamily hydrolase, subfamily IA, variant 3; HAD-superfamily hydrolase, subfamily IA, variant 1~PFAM: Haloacid dehalogenase domain protein hydrolase~KEGG: mxa:MXAN_2697 HAD family hydrolase): protein MKAVIFDMDGVIVDTNPHHRIAWREYYQRYGKTLSDQDFVQYVSGKHNDDILRHLFAGQDLTADEAKRLAHEKEALFRELYQQSITPIEGLIPFLKTLKEANMLTAVATSAPVENLDFIMDALGIRSYFDVLLNESMVSHPKPDPEIYQKAMGLLGVEPTDSVIFEDSMTGIQAAKAAGALVVGMATTQAPDELWPFVDDVAHDFTDMTVDRLEKLVKVF from the coding sequence ATGAAAGCTGTAATTTTTGACATGGATGGGGTCATTGTTGATACAAACCCGCATCACCGCATCGCCTGGCGCGAGTACTACCAACGCTACGGTAAAACATTGAGTGATCAGGACTTTGTGCAGTATGTTTCAGGAAAGCATAACGACGATATACTAAGGCACCTTTTTGCCGGGCAAGATTTAACCGCCGACGAAGCAAAACGGCTGGCCCACGAAAAAGAAGCCCTGTTTCGGGAATTATACCAACAATCGATTACACCAATTGAGGGCCTGATCCCATTTTTAAAGACATTAAAAGAGGCCAATATGCTTACGGCTGTGGCCACGTCGGCTCCAGTTGAGAATCTCGACTTCATTATGGATGCACTCGGGATTCGCTCTTATTTTGACGTATTGCTAAACGAAAGCATGGTTAGCCATCCTAAGCCTGACCCTGAGATTTATCAGAAAGCCATGGGTTTGCTGGGCGTAGAGCCAACGGACAGCGTTATTTTTGAAGACTCAATGACGGGTATTCAGGCCGCTAAAGCCGCCGGAGCCCTGGTGGTTGGAATGGCCACTACACAAGCACCTGATGAGCTATGGCCGTTCGTCGACGACGTTGCGCATGACTTTACAGATATGACCGTAGATCGACTGGAAAAACTGGTTAAGGTTTTTTAA
- a CDS encoding Smr protein/MutS2 (PFAM: Smr protein/MutS2; DNA mismatch repair protein MutS domain protein~SMART: DNA mismatch repair protein MutS domain protein; MutS III domain protein; Smr protein/MutS2~KEGG: gme:Gmet_2974 MutS 2 protein), translated as MLYPNTLENKLGFDTIRERLKEACVSPLGQDYVEKIRFTDNVQLIDKLLRQTTEFKQIVQYEPDFPTSNYIDVRPHLSRARVEGLALTEAEFFDLKLALRTIQDCLRFLSKREEDNNFPFLRELAGPVGVDKKLTDALERVVDDRGNIRDSASPELASIRRRIIGEQANLRKRLDSILRQARQNGWIPDDLSLTVRGGRLVIPIAAEHKRKIKGFVHDESQTGQTVFLEPAEVFDANNEIRELEYEERREIYRILLALTDQIRPHLDDLKKAVNFLAQIDFIRAKAKLAVQLDAIMPKLHERPLVNWTNARHPLLYLSFSKQGKTVVPLSVKLDEKARILIISGPNAGGKSVSLKTIGLIQYMLQCGLLVPMADYAEMGVFQNLFIDIGDEQSLENDLSTYSSHLTAMKQFLIGANKRTLFLIDEFGTGTEPGLGGAIAESILEDLNKSGAYGVVNTHYTNLKVMADKTPGLINGAMRFDGEHLEPLYKLEIGQPGSSFAFEIAQKIGLPKGVIDRAKDKLGTQQVNFEKLLKELDIEKRVFSEKNIEIGINQRKLAQQLAEYTALKERLDNDQKKIVNDAKQKAKALVQEANQRIENTIREIKENKAERETTKQVRQELERFEQKELKPEPVVLETPKQAEDVFEKDNGVISAGSYVRIAGQNTIGEVLAIRGKDAEIRIGDLKSNVKLNRLEKVSKKTFAAATEVRDDRPRSQGVDMNEKMQNFSFNLDIRGKRGEEALGEVDRFFDDALMLGYPELRIVHGKGDGILRTLVRNHLRGYKQVGKMEDEHADRGGAGVTIVKMK; from the coding sequence ATGCTTTATCCCAATACCTTAGAAAACAAGCTAGGTTTCGATACCATTCGCGAACGGCTCAAAGAAGCCTGTGTCAGTCCACTGGGGCAGGACTACGTTGAGAAGATTCGCTTTACCGATAATGTCCAGCTCATTGATAAACTGCTTCGGCAAACGACCGAATTCAAGCAGATCGTTCAGTATGAGCCGGATTTCCCGACGAGCAACTACATCGACGTTCGCCCGCATTTGAGCCGGGCCCGCGTGGAAGGATTAGCCCTGACGGAAGCCGAATTCTTTGACCTGAAACTCGCCCTTCGGACCATTCAGGACTGTCTGCGCTTCTTGTCCAAACGGGAAGAGGATAACAATTTCCCCTTTCTGCGTGAGCTGGCCGGTCCGGTCGGTGTAGACAAGAAGCTGACGGACGCGCTCGAACGGGTTGTCGACGACCGGGGTAATATCCGCGACTCGGCTTCGCCTGAACTAGCCAGCATCCGTCGGCGTATTATTGGCGAACAGGCCAATCTGCGCAAACGGCTGGACAGTATTTTGCGGCAGGCCCGTCAAAACGGCTGGATTCCCGACGACCTGTCGCTGACGGTGCGTGGGGGGCGGCTCGTGATTCCGATTGCCGCTGAACACAAACGAAAAATCAAGGGATTTGTCCACGACGAATCACAGACCGGGCAAACCGTATTTCTGGAACCGGCCGAAGTATTTGACGCCAACAACGAAATTCGAGAGTTGGAGTACGAAGAACGGCGCGAAATCTACCGGATTCTCCTTGCCCTCACCGATCAGATTCGGCCCCATCTGGATGATCTCAAAAAAGCCGTAAACTTTCTGGCCCAAATCGACTTCATTCGCGCCAAGGCCAAACTGGCGGTTCAGTTGGACGCCATTATGCCAAAACTGCACGAACGTCCGCTTGTAAACTGGACGAACGCCCGCCACCCGTTGCTCTACCTATCGTTTTCAAAACAGGGTAAAACCGTGGTGCCGCTGAGCGTGAAGCTGGACGAAAAGGCCCGAATCCTAATTATTTCCGGGCCGAACGCCGGGGGTAAATCGGTGTCGTTGAAAACCATTGGACTCATTCAGTACATGCTTCAGTGCGGCCTGCTGGTGCCTATGGCCGATTATGCCGAGATGGGCGTTTTCCAGAATCTCTTCATCGACATCGGCGATGAGCAATCGCTGGAGAACGACCTAAGTACGTACTCTTCGCACTTAACGGCGATGAAGCAGTTTCTGATCGGTGCTAACAAGCGTACCCTCTTTCTGATTGACGAATTCGGAACCGGTACCGAACCGGGCCTTGGGGGCGCTATTGCTGAGTCGATTCTGGAAGACCTTAATAAATCGGGGGCGTATGGGGTTGTTAACACGCACTATACGAACCTAAAAGTGATGGCCGATAAAACGCCGGGACTCATTAACGGAGCTATGCGTTTCGATGGTGAACACCTGGAACCGCTTTACAAACTGGAGATCGGTCAGCCGGGATCGTCATTTGCTTTTGAAATTGCCCAGAAGATCGGCCTTCCCAAAGGTGTAATAGATCGGGCTAAAGATAAACTGGGCACGCAGCAGGTCAATTTTGAAAAGTTGCTGAAAGAACTGGATATTGAAAAGCGCGTTTTTTCGGAGAAGAATATCGAAATCGGCATAAACCAGCGTAAACTCGCCCAGCAACTTGCCGAATACACAGCGCTGAAAGAACGGCTGGATAACGACCAGAAAAAGATCGTTAACGACGCTAAACAGAAGGCAAAAGCCCTTGTTCAGGAAGCGAATCAGCGTATTGAAAACACCATCCGGGAAATAAAAGAGAACAAGGCAGAGCGAGAAACAACCAAACAGGTTCGTCAGGAACTGGAACGGTTCGAGCAAAAGGAACTGAAACCCGAGCCTGTCGTTCTGGAAACTCCGAAACAAGCCGAAGATGTATTCGAGAAAGATAATGGCGTGATCTCGGCAGGAAGTTATGTACGAATTGCCGGACAGAATACTATTGGCGAAGTACTGGCTATACGGGGAAAAGACGCTGAAATTCGTATTGGCGACCTGAAGTCGAACGTTAAGCTGAACCGGCTCGAAAAAGTAAGCAAAAAGACGTTCGCAGCCGCTACCGAAGTGCGCGATGATCGTCCTCGTAGCCAGGGCGTAGATATGAACGAGAAGATGCAGAACTTCAGCTTCAACCTCGACATTCGGGGCAAACGTGGCGAAGAAGCCCTCGGCGAAGTGGATCGTTTTTTCGATGATGCCCTCATGCTCGGTTACCCTGAGCTGCGCATCGTTCATGGTAAAGGCGATGGCATTCTGCGAACGCTCGTCCGTAATCACCTGCGTGGCTACAAGCAGGTGGGCAAGATGGAGGATGAACATGCCGACCGGGGTGGTGCGGGCGTAACAATTGTAAAGATGAAATGA
- a CDS encoding N-acylglucosamine 2-epimerase (PFAM: N-acylglucosamine 2-epimerase~KEGG: cja:CJA_0243 Unk2) → MDLKQLRAELRQEHKDILAYWTRYAPDPVHGGFYGRVNYQNQPDPNAEKGIVLNARILWTFSAALRETQHEEYRSIADQAFQYIKTYFVDPEYGGIYWSVDATGKPKNALKHLYGQAFTLYGLSEYVRATKSEPALALAKEVFQNMVKHAYDPKKGGFVEALARDWSPATDYIISKYDNQEIKTMNTHLHILESFTCLYHVWPDKSVAEQMRGMLHMFQIHIIDPTTYRMNLFMDMNWKVRRTAVSYGHDIEASWLLPEAADLLAAKNPADKPLQKAFQHIGVKMARAASTGYDPTDGGMNYELEPDGHLNKERSWWVLAEAMVGFMNAYQLTHEKPFLDKSIKSWEFTKKYLLDRQNGEWYMGVTGDHTIVGKDKISMWKCPYHNSRACLEMLERLDHLHG, encoded by the coding sequence ATGGACTTAAAGCAACTTCGCGCCGAACTGCGGCAGGAACATAAGGACATACTTGCTTATTGGACCCGCTACGCGCCCGATCCTGTGCATGGTGGTTTCTACGGCCGGGTCAATTACCAAAACCAGCCCGACCCAAACGCCGAAAAAGGTATCGTTTTGAATGCCCGCATCTTGTGGACCTTCTCGGCGGCCCTCCGGGAGACGCAGCACGAAGAGTATCGCTCCATTGCCGATCAGGCTTTTCAATACATCAAGACGTACTTTGTCGACCCCGAATACGGCGGAATCTACTGGTCGGTGGATGCAACCGGCAAGCCTAAAAATGCCCTCAAGCATCTCTACGGACAGGCATTTACGCTCTATGGGCTCAGTGAGTACGTTCGTGCCACCAAATCGGAACCCGCGCTTGCTCTGGCCAAAGAGGTATTTCAAAATATGGTGAAGCACGCGTACGATCCCAAGAAAGGCGGGTTTGTAGAAGCTCTCGCCCGCGACTGGTCGCCCGCCACCGATTACATTATCAGCAAATACGATAATCAGGAAATAAAGACGATGAACACGCACCTCCACATTCTGGAGTCGTTCACGTGTCTGTATCATGTTTGGCCCGACAAATCCGTGGCTGAGCAGATGCGCGGTATGCTGCACATGTTTCAGATTCATATCATCGACCCGACAACTTACCGCATGAATCTGTTTATGGACATGAACTGGAAAGTCCGGCGGACGGCCGTTTCTTACGGTCACGACATCGAAGCCTCCTGGCTGCTCCCCGAAGCCGCCGATTTGCTGGCCGCCAAAAATCCAGCCGATAAGCCATTGCAAAAAGCGTTTCAGCACATTGGGGTAAAAATGGCGCGGGCAGCCTCCACCGGTTACGACCCAACCGACGGGGGAATGAACTACGAACTGGAGCCTGACGGCCACCTCAACAAAGAACGTTCGTGGTGGGTACTGGCCGAAGCCATGGTTGGGTTCATGAATGCTTACCAGCTCACACACGAGAAGCCGTTTCTGGACAAGTCCATAAAAAGCTGGGAATTCACAAAGAAGTACTTACTCGACCGCCAGAACGGCGAATGGTACATGGGCGTTACCGGCGATCATACCATAGTGGGAAAAGACAAAATCAGCATGTGGAAATGTCCTTACCACAATAGCCGCGCCTGTCTTGAAATGCTGGAACGACTGGATCATCTGCATGGATAA
- a CDS encoding RagB/SusD domain protein (PFAM: RagB/SusD domain protein), protein MNLKKQVLILGSTAAISLVGVACKDTFLEVPVTGQLSVAQLNTKAAIEGSLVSVYSLLNGRGDRNASFANWVWGGIRGGDANKGTDFGDGTNFVPIQRFETIPTGDVAGTWARKYEGISRANSTLRLLATAGSDVSAADKIRITAETRFLRGLYYFDLKRLYNMAPYIDETVDYGTGIEKVPNNTDLWPKIEADIKFAYENLPETQSAVGRVNKWAAAAQLAKTYLYQKKFTDAKTLFDLIIANGKTSNGKKYGLVAKYADLYRATNDNNEESVFAIQAAANTGNVNNANPEFDLNYPYNTGPNGPGNCCGFNQPSFEYVNSFRTDATGLPLLDNSYNIGANQVKNDMNILSKDPFTPDAGNLDPRLDHAVGRRGIPYLDWQDHPGADWIRLQTSGGPYSPKKFTYYKSDRGSLQDNSSWTPGYTALNFPIIRYADVLLMAAEAEIEVGSLAKARDYVNMVRKRAANPDGFVKRADGTPAANYVISEYPASVFATKASATTALRFERRLELGDEGHRFFDLVRWGVAAPVLNAYLQYEGASARLPTALGGAKFTAGKDEYLPIPQAQIDIQGKDVLKQNPGY, encoded by the coding sequence ATGAATCTTAAAAAACAAGTTCTCATTCTTGGCTCTACCGCAGCGATATCGCTGGTGGGAGTTGCCTGTAAGGATACCTTCCTGGAGGTGCCCGTAACGGGGCAATTGAGTGTTGCCCAGCTTAATACAAAAGCAGCCATTGAAGGTTCGCTGGTTTCTGTTTATTCACTACTTAATGGCCGGGGAGACCGAAATGCTTCGTTTGCCAACTGGGTGTGGGGTGGCATACGGGGTGGCGATGCCAATAAAGGCACCGACTTTGGCGATGGCACGAACTTCGTACCTATACAGCGCTTCGAGACTATTCCAACGGGTGATGTGGCCGGTACATGGGCCCGGAAATATGAAGGTATTTCACGCGCGAATTCAACCCTGCGACTTTTGGCTACGGCTGGCTCCGATGTATCTGCCGCCGACAAAATCCGTATCACTGCTGAAACACGTTTTCTGCGCGGCCTCTACTACTTCGATCTGAAGCGTCTCTATAACATGGCCCCGTATATTGATGAGACGGTAGACTATGGAACGGGAATTGAAAAAGTACCGAACAACACGGACCTATGGCCCAAAATTGAAGCCGATATTAAGTTTGCCTATGAAAACCTCCCCGAAACACAATCGGCGGTGGGCCGGGTAAATAAATGGGCTGCTGCCGCGCAATTGGCCAAGACGTATCTGTATCAGAAAAAATTCACAGATGCCAAAACATTATTTGATCTTATCATTGCCAATGGCAAAACGTCTAATGGTAAGAAATATGGCCTGGTAGCCAAATACGCCGACCTGTATAGAGCTACGAATGACAATAACGAAGAATCTGTATTCGCCATTCAGGCGGCTGCAAATACCGGTAACGTCAATAATGCTAACCCGGAGTTCGACCTGAACTACCCATACAACACAGGACCGAACGGCCCAGGAAACTGCTGCGGCTTCAACCAGCCAAGCTTCGAGTACGTAAACTCGTTCCGTACCGACGCCACTGGACTGCCTTTACTCGATAACTCGTATAACATCGGTGCTAACCAGGTGAAAAACGATATGAATATTCTGAGTAAAGACCCATTCACGCCCGATGCAGGTAACCTCGATCCCCGACTCGATCATGCTGTGGGTCGGCGTGGTATTCCATACCTCGACTGGCAGGACCACCCAGGTGCCGACTGGATTCGTTTGCAAACCAGTGGTGGCCCTTACTCACCTAAAAAGTTCACCTACTATAAGTCGGACCGGGGTTCGCTGCAAGATAATAGCTCATGGACCCCAGGCTATACCGCGCTTAACTTCCCTATCATTCGTTATGCCGACGTATTGCTGATGGCGGCTGAAGCCGAAATTGAGGTAGGTTCGTTAGCGAAAGCACGGGATTATGTAAACATGGTTCGGAAACGGGCTGCTAATCCAGACGGCTTTGTAAAACGGGCTGATGGGACGCCAGCCGCTAACTACGTGATTTCGGAGTATCCAGCCTCGGTATTTGCTACAAAAGCATCCGCTACAACGGCTCTGCGATTCGAGCGTCGTTTAGAGTTAGGCGACGAAGGGCACCGTTTCTTCGACCTCGTACGTTGGGGAGTTGCCGCACCCGTGCTGAACGCATACCTTCAATATGAAGGCGCTTCGGCAAGGCTTCCAACAGCCCTGGGCGGAGCTAAATTTACCGCTGGAAAAGATGAGTACCTGCCTATCCCTCAGGCACAAATCGATATCCAGGGCAAAGATGTTCTAAAGCAAAACCCCGGTTATTAA